Within the Bacteroidia bacterium genome, the region GTTTATAGCCCCAATATGTAGAAGGCTGCCCATTAATTTCAAGGTAAACCGAAACAGTATCTGTTAAACTGTCCTGAAAAAAGTTGCCAATTGTTATATAGGCTTCGCCACCCTCAGCCTCAATTGTGTCCGAAACAAGCATCCACTCGGTTTTGGATGTTAAAGGAATACCAGAACCATTTACCAATTGTGGTATAGTATCAATCAGGAATATATTTTTGCTTATAGCATCTCTAGACAGAAATGCACCCCAATTATTAGTTGCAAGATTACAAAGATCATCCCTTAAACTACAGTAAAACCCAACTAAGTATTTTCTCCTTTGCACCAATGTATCACTTAGTTTTATTTGAAGATATTCTCTAGCATTTGAAACTAGGTAACTAAATGTAAAAACCCCTGCATAAGCAACACCACTGTGTGCTTGTTGGTATCCTATTGTGGAATGAGGCACACATAAATTAAAAACATTAGTATTTTGGCAATTACAAGAGTTATAGTAATCCGGAGTGGCTTGGCTAGCTGGATTAGGATTCACCCAGCCTGTTGCATTCTCTAATTGTCCTTCAGTCGTTGGGCAATCAGAATACTCTTCAAAACTTGGATTAGGAACCAGATTTTGAGCTCTTGGTTGGGAAACCCCAACCAAGAACCCCAAAAACACAAGTCCTATCTTGAAACAACTATTTTCCATTGTTTGCTAATGTTTTGTCCAACATACTTGAATAAATAAATACCTGTGGGTAGATCTTTTATCCTGAATTCAGATTTACCTGCCCATGTTTTAGTTTGGCTATAAATCTGCCGCCCTGTAATATCATACCCTGCCAAGGTTCCAATATTTTCTGAACTTACATCAAAGTTTAAAACTCCATCGCTTGGGTTTGGATACAATCCAATGGTTAAGTTGTTTTTATTTAACCCTCCTTGATTTGGGTCTTTCTTACGTAACTCAGGTTCAACCGGAATTTCGCAAGGGTTCAATCGGATCACAAAAGTGGTATCGTAAAGCGAGAGTATGGCTCTGGCGGTGTGTACGCTGCTTCCGTATTCATAAGGGCAGAGGACGGCCAATGTTTCCAGTTCTGCTGTTTCGGTGCTGTCGGGGTTGCGGTCTTCAGCATGCAGCGTAAGGGCAGCTAGTAAGGCTGTTTTCATGCTTTGTGCAGCAGGGCGGGTTGGGCTTAGCGAAACTAACTCAGCTATTTCATCATCGAGATCGCTTCCCTTTTCGTTCCACATAGTGCTTACTGCTTTTTCCGATTTATACAACAGCCCGATATCGGTGGTATCATTTCGCTCCACAAAAGCGGTGAGTGTGGTGTCGGACATGTAATATTCCGTTGTGTCCGCTTTTAACAATTTATAGACTTCGAAATGATTTTCCCAGCGAGCGGTGCTGTCGAAAGCATTGCTGAGGCTATTGGTATCGTTGATTACAGGAATAATCATATACCCAATATTATCGCAATACTCCTCAATATCATCATACAACTCGGGGCTGACACATACATAACCTTCAGCTAAGGCAGAAGAGGCATTTACTGGTTGATTCATTGCAGATATTGCAGGAAAGGAATATAAATTATTCGTCGGTTGATATTCCGCTGCTGCCGTTGTCGGCACATAAAATGTGGTGAGATTCCCTTGTGTTCCTTGTCCCCAAGTCTCGCTGTGCGGAGTGCCATTGCTAGGCCAGTTCACCCATTGGTTCCATCCGAATAAACCCCAGTTAACAGGGCCCAGCACTCCGTAGTTAAGAAAAAGTCCGCTGCGTTGGATGTTTTCCATTTTGTTCCAACCTAGCCAAGTGAGTGGCTGCACGTCGCCACTAAAAAACAGCCCGTTGCCGAGGTTTTTGGTTTCGTTGTTGTATATCCAGTTGGCAAAGCCAAGGTCCTGTCTTATGCCGTTTGGTATCCAGTTGTAGCAATAATTGGAGGCATAGCCGGCGTTTACCTCAGCCACACAGCCCACATAATTGCAACTGGTGAGTACGGTGCTGCTATTGTCTATGGCAATACCATCGCAACTGTGGCTGTAGGAGCTGCCATCTACCAACTCCATGAAAATATCGTTATCAAAAATAGTATTGTCGCTTGTGGCTCCTGCAATTATATTTACATCGTGATCGGGCGCTAATGAATAGCTGCATAGGTTTTGCAGATTAAGGGTAGCACCACCCATATTCTCCACCCAAATACCGCGTGTAGCCCCTTCAATATAATTGCTGTCTATTAGGAATGCCGTATGTGAATTGGCAGAACTTGCAATATCTCGTAATGCAATACCTTGTCTATCAAGGTTATCTTGGTTTGCAAAGTATATCTCGTTTTTACTTATTCTTATCTTGGTTCCATTGTTTGAAGTTCCATAAATTCCCCAAGAAACAGATTTGTTAGGATTGGCATATATCTGATTCCTAATCACGTTTATGTTTGTTTTGTCGGAGTTTAACCCGAAACCTATGCCTGCTGTTTTGCAATCATAAAACTTGTTTTCTTCCACCACAATGGTACCACGTTGGTAGAATTGAGCTTTTACACCCACATCGCAATTGAAAAACTCGTTGTCGTTGGTTACATAAACTGCATCGGAAGCACCCTGACCTACAGCACACACTCCATTACCTGTGTAAATCAATTGACCACCTCCAATAGGTCCTGTTTGATTATAGCCTGCGTTCATATTGTGAAAATCGTTGTTTATCACTTCCAAATTGCTTACATTATTGGCATAAATGCCAAAGGTAGCATTAATAAACCAATTTTCATTGGAGGTATTACCTATAGTCTGGGCTGTGGTGTTCAAAATCTCTATATGTGCCTTGCTTTCTGTATTTTGGCGGGGCGGGAGCAGCAGAGCAGGAGTTGTATAAAGTAGCCCGCTACCGCATGAAAAGTAGCTTTGGCTTACATCGGCAATTTGAGAGCCGCAGTTCTCAATTTTCAATCCCACATAGTTTTTATTAAATATGGCTTGGTTAAGTGTAATTTGTCCGCCACCATAGGCCCAAATTGCAGCTTCTGCATCTTCGATAATAGAAGAGCCATCTATCACCACAGATGACGAATTATTTACTGTGAGTATAGATTGCCATAACTTTTCGCAGCCATGGATATGAGAGTGATCTGTAACAGTAAGGTTCTTTCCAACATATACGGCAATTATTGCTCCAGGTGCCATAATTACATCACAATTATCGAAAGTAAAATCATCATCAATATTTAATACACCATATACAATATATTGCTGATTGGATGCAATCGAACCTAATGAACTGGAAAGCGTTCCGCTTCGAAGCATAATGCGTGTTGTATCCCAACAGCAAGGATAAACCCATAAGGTATCTGTGGTATCACATCCTCCATAATAGTAAATATGAGCAATAATTGGCACAATAGTATCGGGTAAGGTACTCCATTCAATATTTATTAGATTGAAACCATTGCCTCCTGTAATTGTTGCAATTGGTGGTAAATACCAAGAAATCGAGGCGACTGTTGTGTCAGTGGGAAAAAAGTTTAAAATAAAGGTGGAAGCGGAGTCGCAAATTATGGTATCACCAGTCCAGGTAATCGAATCGGACTTTTCAATAACTAAAATCCTTACAGTATCGGCAAGAATTTCACATTCCCCTTGTTCAGTAAGACTTAAAATGTAAATTGTAGTTGTATCTGGACAAACTATGGGGTTTTGTATGTGTTCTTGTCCTATCAAACTGGAATCAAATGGAAGTGAAGTCCAAATAAATTCGGAAGAACTATAAGGAAAACAATCTGGGCCAATCGTATCGCAACTATTTTTGCAAATAGTATCATCCTCCCCCCGCGCTCGACCTCGTTTGCAACGAGGTCGGTTGAGAAATTGGTCTCTGACCGATATTATTATCATTCATGCTTGGATTTTTGTAATTTTTCCATTTCCATCATTAATAATCCACGGCACAGCTATATAGATATTCATGTGGCTACTTCACGATCATTTGTCTTACATCAATACAATGAATTACTATGAAAGGTAGAAAATATACCAATTTCTGATCAGCTAATCTATATTTATCGCCACTCAAAATTAAGTTTAGTTAATATTCAAATGTAGGAATAAAACAATTGCAAAAAATTGTTTTATTGGCTTTAAAAACGCCTTTCTCGACCGCCCTCGTTGCAAACGTGGGCAAGCGGTCGTTCCTCTTCTATTTCTAATTGGCGCATTTACCAATGTTATTCCCGGTATTTACCAATCTAAACATATAAAAAGCATTTGGACTATTTATAAATTAAAAGCGGCATTGGAGGTTCAGGTGGCAAACCTAAACTAGCTTGCCCTCTCGCTTCTTACTAAACCTTTGTTCGATGGCAAACTGCTTGGGTCTGCACCCCGGGCAACGATAGAGCCAGGTAGCCCACAGGAGCCCGACGGCGCTAGCCTAGGGTGACGAGGACTACAGGCGATAGCGTGACCCGAACGCCCATACAGGACCGCTGAACAATTGCAAAGCTTTAGTTGGGCGTGAAGGGGGCCCGCCAAAATAATTTGAACCTCCTAGGCTTTTCTCCTTCGTAATTTCAAACTCAATTGCCTACCTTCGTGGAATAGAACATGAGACGGGTTTTTATTGATTCGGCCTTGGAACAGGATTTTTTGAACCAAGGCTACGTATGCGTTGATTTCTTTTCTACGGAAGAACTTTATGCAGTGAAAACTTTGTTTAATAAACATAGCAACCAACTGGAAACTCCTTTCCACTCCAGCCATTTTTCGAAAGATAGGAGCTATAAAAAAGAGGTTCATGCCGGAATAGTTGACCAAGGAAGGAAAAAAATTGGACAACTGTTGATGGATTATAAACCCTTGTTTGCCAATTTTATGGTTAAAAAATCGGGTGCCGATACCGTGATGCCCCTACATGCCGATTGGACTTATGTGAAAGAACCCGACTTTTGCTCGGTAGCCTGTTGGATACCCTTGGTTGATACCGGACCTGAAAATGGTAGTCTTGGAGTTATTCCCGGATCGCATGCCTTACAAACCAACCTGAGAGGCCCCCGGATACCTAGCCCTTTTCACCATACCAATAGCTATTTGATTGAAACTTATGGGAAAATTCTTAGTCTGAAGGCCGGACAAGCTGTTATTTACGACCACCGATTGCTGCATTTTTCTCCACCTAATTTGTCCCCTACTATTCGTCCGGCGCTGAATATGGTTTTGGTACCCGCCGAAGCCCAACTTTTTCATTACTTATGTGAGGAAGGACAAACCACTGCGGTGTTGGAATATCCGGTAAAGGATGAATCGTTTTTTTTGGAATATGACCACTACGAAATTCCGGATCAGAACCAAGTTGTTAAACAGTTATACCAGGAAATTAATCCCTTTTCGAAAGCCTATTTGGATTCGGTACTTGGGGTAAAAAAAAGCAAATGGGCCAGCTTACTTGCCCGCCTGGGAATTGGCTGAGAATTGCTTAATTACGCGATACAAACCAAGCATTTCGACCATGGCTTTGGAAACAGTTTGAAATGAACCACCCTTGGACTTGCCCGATTCGCGGGGGAGATAAGGCGAAACTTGTTCAATAGGTTGAATCCCCATTCGCATGAGCTTGATGCAAATTT harbors:
- a CDS encoding T9SS type A sorting domain-containing protein; translation: MIGQEHIQNPIVCPDTTTIYILSLTEQGECEILADTVRILVIEKSDSITWTGDTIICDSASTFILNFFPTDTTVASISWYLPPIATITGGNGFNLINIEWSTLPDTIVPIIAHIYYYGGCDTTDTLWVYPCCWDTTRIMLRSGTLSSSLGSIASNQQYIVYGVLNIDDDFTFDNCDVIMAPGAIIAVYVGKNLTVTDHSHIHGCEKLWQSILTVNNSSSVVIDGSSIIEDAEAAIWAYGGGQITLNQAIFNKNYVGLKIENCGSQIADVSQSYFSCGSGLLYTTPALLLPPRQNTESKAHIEILNTTAQTIGNTSNENWFINATFGIYANNVSNLEVINNDFHNMNAGYNQTGPIGGGQLIYTGNGVCAVGQGASDAVYVTNDNEFFNCDVGVKAQFYQRGTIVVEENKFYDCKTAGIGFGLNSDKTNINVIRNQIYANPNKSVSWGIYGTSNNGTKIRISKNEIYFANQDNLDRQGIALRDIASSANSHTAFLIDSNYIEGATRGIWVENMGGATLNLQNLCSYSLAPDHDVNIIAGATSDNTIFDNDIFMELVDGSSYSHSCDGIAIDNSSTVLTSCNYVGCVAEVNAGYASNYCYNWIPNGIRQDLGFANWIYNNETKNLGNGLFFSGDVQPLTWLGWNKMENIQRSGLFLNYGVLGPVNWGLFGWNQWVNWPSNGTPHSETWGQGTQGNLTTFYVPTTAAAEYQPTNNLYSFPAISAMNQPVNASSALAEGYVCVSPELYDDIEEYCDNIGYMIIPVINDTNSLSNAFDSTARWENHFEVYKLLKADTTEYYMSDTTLTAFVERNDTTDIGLLYKSEKAVSTMWNEKGSDLDDEIAELVSLSPTRPAAQSMKTALLAALTLHAEDRNPDSTETAELETLAVLCPYEYGSSVHTARAILSLYDTTFVIRLNPCEIPVEPELRKKDPNQGGLNKNNLTIGLYPNPSDGVLNFDVSSENIGTLAGYDITGRQIYSQTKTWAGKSEFRIKDLPTGIYLFKYVGQNISKQWKIVVSR
- a CDS encoding phytanoyl-CoA dioxygenase family protein yields the protein MRRVFIDSALEQDFLNQGYVCVDFFSTEELYAVKTLFNKHSNQLETPFHSSHFSKDRSYKKEVHAGIVDQGRKKIGQLLMDYKPLFANFMVKKSGADTVMPLHADWTYVKEPDFCSVACWIPLVDTGPENGSLGVIPGSHALQTNLRGPRIPSPFHHTNSYLIETYGKILSLKAGQAVIYDHRLLHFSPPNLSPTIRPALNMVLVPAEAQLFHYLCEEGQTTAVLEYPVKDESFFLEYDHYEIPDQNQVVKQLYQEINPFSKAYLDSVLGVKKSKWASLLARLGIG